Genomic segment of Andreesenia angusta:
GGTTTTCGCAGTCAGTCTTCTTCTCTTTGTTGTCATCGTGATCACTCTCCATTTTCTTATTTTAATCATATCACGTTTGCCAACATTTATTGCTAGTGACTGCGACATTTTCTAGCTTAACATATCGGATGAAGTTCACATCTAGCCCCTAGCTACAAGGTTTTTGGGCGCATCTTTATGGTTTCCTTTTTTGGACTGCAATTCCCACAACACCCTTACGAATCTAACCCTCCCATGTCTTAAAGACCCTATGACCTAAATTTCTTCACTTTAACTATTCATAATCTCTTTGTATAGCTAATAGTTTTTAGCGGAATCAGTTCTTCTGACTTTTTCATTTATAATTCCTATTTATCTCTTTATATCTTTTCTTAATCCTACTTCTGAAAACTTCATTATTTTAAAGTTATAAGGATTAACTCCATCTCTTATAGTGTTAAACGTATTCATTACATTGGCCATTTCTTCCAATTTTCCATCGTAATCCTCTACAAGAAGAATTGCCTCATCTGGATTATCCTTATTATTAACTAAACCATCCCAGTACATTTTTAATTGATATAGATGCTTTGGCTCTCCAGTACCTACTTTTAGTTCATATATTATAACTTTTTCAGCTGCTGTTACTCTATAAACATCTATACTAGTTCCTGATGGCCAAACTTTCTTTTCAGTTAGTATCTTTTCTTTCTCTTTATCTGTAATACTAGCCTCTAGTATGGATACCCACTTAGTCCTTAATTCCTTCTCTCCTTCTAACCTGGACATTTTTAGTGGCCTATATTCATTTATTTTATCAAAAATAGATGTCCAATTTTCATCAGCTAAGTTGAAATCTGTTTTATTATTTACAGTTGTCAATACACCTCTGGGTAATTCTGGAATAATAAGTTCTCCTACAAAGTCATTATAGTTATTATGTCTGACTATACTTTTTCTTTTATCATCATCAGTTTTCCATATTATATCTAAGAGTCTTGTAGCGATAACTCTTTTTCCTAATCTTATATCTATTCCTTGAGTAGGTATATTACCTTGATAGTAATATGAGGCCTTCTCACCCTGGATTAACATATCACGTCGCACTTCATCTAACGTCCCATATTTGTACTCTAATTTATATACTGTACCACCCAATTCAATATCTACATATTCTGTTCTCCCATTAGCAATTGGCACTTGTACTGGTGTAACCTTCTTTGAATCTCTTCCTATAGAAACATTAATCCTTCCTGATTCCTCATAAGTCTTCGAATCCTGCTCAAGGTACCCCCTATACATAACTCCTAAATGTTCCATTAATATTCTTCTTAATGTATTAAGCTCCGTAGCTTTTGCCCCTCTTCCTTGAGATGTTTGAACAAAGTTCTTTTTTACTTTTACTTTTATCAAAGTAGAAATCTCGCTCGGCAGAAAGTCATAATCTGGAAATCGTTGTCTCTCATCTTGTATTTCCATTTCCGAACAGAATGGTCCTTTTACTTTTAATACTTTACTATTTTCACTCTTAAATTTAGTCCACAGTTCCCACTCTCCATTTCCATCTGATAGTGTAGCTAGTGCATTTTTCAATCCAAATCCATGTTCATTTAGTCTATTAGTAGTTGTAGCTGATTCTCCTAACTGCAGTGCTCTCTCTAGTGTATCTATATCCATCCCTTTCCCTTTATCTGAAATGTATAGGTCTACGAAACCCTTTTCTCCCACATCATTAAATATTATACTAACATCAAACTTACTATCTTTTATTGTTCCTGCAATTGCATTA
This window contains:
- a CDS encoding ATP-binding protein; the encoded protein is MAKKVKLVAGRGLFSGLAKQNLLFHQCIGELVDNAIAGTIKDSKFDVSIIFNDVGEKGFVDLYISDKGKGMDIDTLERALQLGESATTTNRLNEHGFGLKNALATLSDGNGEWELWTKFKSENSKVLKVKGPFCSEMEIQDERQRFPDYDFLPSEISTLIKVKVKKNFVQTSQGRGAKATELNTLRRILMEHLGVMYRGYLEQDSKTYEESGRINVSIGRDSKKVTPVQVPIANGRTEYVDIELGGTVYKLEYKYGTLDEVRRDMLIQGEKASYYYQGNIPTQGIDIRLGKRVIATRLLDIIWKTDDDKRKSIVRHNNYNDFVGELIIPELPRGVLTTVNNKTDFNLADENWTSIFDKINEYRPLKMSRLEGEKELRTKWVSILEASITDKEKEKILTEKKVWPSGTSIDVYRVTAAEKVIIYELKVGTGEPKHLYQLKMYWDGLVNNKDNPDEAILLVEDYDGKLEEMANVMNTFNTIRDGVNPYNFKIMKFSEVGLRKDIKR